A stretch of the Thermodesulfobacteriota bacterium genome encodes the following:
- a CDS encoding response regulator translates to MLVGNNTTFMENLSEKIKGGGLKVFTSSSANEAVNTLIKKKIDVVVLNMKELQISGIHILSRIKKVRPLTEVVMLTTPSIIHLSIEGMKLGAFDDLLLPPDIGDLQRMIREAGIRKKEKEAEEKKKRRSIIDTLDDIAVSATYAEAGQFETAMEILKKREKEK, encoded by the coding sequence ATGCTGGTAGGCAACAACACCACGTTTATGGAGAACCTCTCTGAAAAGATCAAAGGGGGCGGCTTAAAGGTGTTCACCTCAAGCAGTGCAAACGAAGCTGTTAATACATTAATAAAGAAGAAGATTGATGTTGTTGTACTCAACATGAAAGAACTTCAAATAAGTGGGATTCACATCCTTTCCCGCATCAAAAAGGTCCGTCCCTTAACAGAGGTGGTTATGCTCACAACCCCCTCCATTATTCATCTGTCTATAGAGGGTATGAAACTCGGTGCATTCGACGACCTTCTTTTACCTCCGGATATAGGTGACCTTCAAAGAATGATCAGAGAGGCAGGCATCAGGAAGAAAGAAAAAGAAGCTGAGGAGAAGAAGAAAAGAAGATCTATCATTGATACCCTCGATGATATCGCTGTATCTGCCACTTATGCCGAGGCAGGACAATTTGAAACTGCCAT